TTCCACGTGACGGAATTAGTGGATCATCCATAGCACAAGATTACATTTGCGATTACTGTGGtgttttgaaaacttttaaTGCCCTCTTCCCACTGGATCTTCATTATTTTCTTCCACGGACACATTGCGCACCTACGAGTATCGTGTTTTCGTTTTTCGATTTACTACTAATGCCTAAATTTACTTATAAATCAGAAATAACGCATTCTTACACAGTGAAGGGGGAACATTTCTTGAAGACGTAAAAAAAATAGCATAAATTTCATGCACGGCAGGGTATAAATCCTTTCACTACAAAATTCTGCCATGCATGAAAAATACAGAATATTGTCGACGAATGCAAGCTTTCATATTGAATATAGAACTACCACTATATTCGATACCGCATCAACTTTCAACTGTAACGGGCAAAACTTTGTTCTGTTTAAACCGAGGCTGGGTGGCTATTGTGATTGAATACAAGattattttccaaaaatttgTCTGCCAATTTACAGACTTTGCTGTTAACAGCTGCATACATTAAAGAAGCTTACAGCCACTTTTCTCTGCTTTAAAACGATTCAAAGTTAGCGAAGATTTGCGATGTTGTAGTACACAAAACCGGAAGTTGTTAGTTTCCGTGTGGTTGCCATGGTGAATAGAATTTCACGTGCCTTCAGTACTTTTGAAAAACGATCTGTTAAATATGTACCAAAATTTCAATTATTACTACTTTAAAATTGAGAAGAGAATCGCTGATAAAATGGTTAcataaagaataattttttcgTTTCTACCATGTGATCTAACTGCCCAGCATTTGGGAAAATTCACAAAACAAGGGTTGCTTACCATTTACAAAAACCATCCAATTGGAAATTTCAGGCATAAACATGAAACAATTAAATGTAATGTTGCGGGAGATAGAATCACAATAAAGTATATCCACATTAGATTGAGAGACCTAAAAGAGCAGAATAATAGCATCATCGCAAATCACTGCCCATATTCTCTGAAGCTTGCCAAACGGAATGATGCAATCCATGTGATTTTCCAACTGGAAGTTCCAGATTTCCCGTGTAAATTTTAAGTACCCCCTAAGATAACCTTgtattctttttcattttttttgttataatttaATTTCCCTACACCAGTGGGACCTCAATGTCACAAATCCCCAACACCCCACTCCGATTTAAAACACAGATGAAATAGAAAATTTAATCTTGTCATTCATATATTGTCATCCATTGACTACCCATTATTCATCGATTGACTACCCATatcatattattattttaccttGGGTCATATTGTTTGATATTAAACTTGGTCGGCGCACTAACAAGGctcaaaataaaacaattatctACCATAATTTCTTACTAATTTTCAAAGCGTTGTGCTACAACGATTCATTTCTACTTGGACTGGAGCAAACACCTTTGATCTGGTTTGTTTCTTGTCAAAATTTTGTCTGCAAAATGTCAAATCCAAAAGCGGAAAGGTTAACAAATGCTTGTTTTCGAAACGAAATTGTCGTAAAGTGTACGAAATATTTACAATTTCCTACTTCTGTATCAGACTTTTGTCCAAAAGATTCCACCGTACAAGACCGAAGATGCTATTTGACTTTCATTTGACCTTGACAAGATGGACAAAAAGGCGATAGATGTCGAATTACACCGTTAGCTAACCTTACTTGTCAAAATTTTCGGAAAAAAGGGAAACTTAAACCTTAAAAGAATCGCTGCTGAACTCTTCAGTAAACTATATCAATGTTCTCTTCACAAAAGGAATGTATTGGAAGGAAAACTGGACATCTTTAGCGATTTCGGCGTCTTCAATTTTATGTGCTCTGTGAACCATGAAAACTGACGCTATCCTAATTTCCTTTTAACAGCAAAACCGACGCGCACAAAACTTCAGTGTAAATTTTTCTCACACGGTGTTTTCAACGACGGTGAAGGTACACGGAATATTAATAGAAATTACATACGACAAGTTTTGTCGATTGTTCAGTTGTTTGCTAACTACTATGATTATGTGCGCCGGAATCGTTCAAAAACATTACTCCCCCACATCAATTTCGTTTCTGCGAAGAGTCAGCCAAAAAATACGAGAGGGGAAGAACTTGCCCTTATTTCTTGTCATTGGCCTGCAGAAGGAGGAAAGGCTATAACTCTTTGCCACCTTAAAATTGCAACATTTTGTTGCAAAAGATTTGGACACATTTGGTTAAACAAATGCGCATCTATCAACGAGTTCTCCTTGTTGCCAGATGGTCAGGAATTTTACCCTTCCGTCGTATGTTGGTTAGCGTTGATCTCGGTTTCCGTTCTTTGGCAATTCGTTTGCTCTCACAATTtcctaaaaaagaaaagcaaaatttaAGTTGAACGTCCTGGGAATAAAGCCAGACACCACTGTTAATACACATGTATTcacctgtatttttttttcccgcCGCTGCCGTCGTCGATCGAAATTCGCATAAACTGTTTCTGGAATAATCGAACTCCAGCCCAGAAAGATTTTCCAATCCACGTCCTCTTGTTCTCAAGTTATATCTAGCTTCTGCGCGCGTGGGATCTGCGGTTCTATCTTGAAAAATATTCTCCCCAAATGAAGCGCCTGTAGATGAATTACGAGGCGTAGTTTCTGTTGGTGATTTGCGCGCTTGGAGTCTCCTTCCCACTCGCTGCCATTTATATCGTCCTGGTAGAGGTTCACAATTCTCGAAGTCAAAATTCCACTGGCGTTTTTTTTCCTCTCCATCACTCCTCAATTGTCGCTGCAGATCGTTACGAGTTTGGTCGTGATCCACTCTTCCAAAGAGATTTCTTTTTGCCGTCTCACGGTTTGAAAGCTCGTCCGAAGTATCGAAACTCATATTGCTATTTAACTATTCCAAAATCGTATGCAATACAAGTTTTATCGTAAACAGCTTCCCCTTCCAAACTCTTTCTTTCGACGGTTGCTAGCCTTGTTAGCAAGATATGATCCTTTCAAAGTGGATCTCATTCACCAAAATCCATTTCTTCTTGAAACCATGGAGAAATTTGCCGTAGTATTAGTTGCGTAGTGATAGCGTAGTTTGGTCAAATATCAAGTCGAGATACGGTGATCATACGATCGCTTTACGGACCGGCAATTCTTTTACGCCAGCAAATACTTCTCAACCAGCCATTGCTGAGTTTACTATAACTTATTGTTTTTGCGATCTATGAACTTGTACAATAAGAGTAATTCAtgcatttgtttttgttcaacCTTCCAAATTGCAAGAAATTTTCCGACGCGTCCCTCTCAAGTTGGAGTTCCCAGCCCGCCACGCCGACACGCGAACAAATTAGCTTTGGATTTGTGTCCAGCCAATCACTTTTCTACACGTCATCAAATCTAGTTGATTGAAGTGACAGCTTTGGCAGAAAATGCACAACGACACCTTTGTTTGAAAGCTTTGTTTACATGGACTTTCACAAGACACATTAATCAATTTTTAATGTATTTGAAGGCATTTTACCAAAGAAGTGTGTCTAAAACAGAAGTAAATGGAAATTAAGTACTCTCAGTACATTTAAACTGCTTGACGGCATTTCTATTCTCTTAAACAGCTTATCGAGACGTATTATCTAGCGTCGTGTAATTCGATATCCGCTTGAGAATGGCTTCACACAAGTTATCATTGCTAAAAAAGGCTATCAGAAGGAAAGTATTTTTAGGAGCCGCCTAACTGTTATTTGTGTGTATTCATATTAAAATATTGAGATAAGGACGAGCATACAGGCAAAGTTGCGAAAAGTGCGAACAGCACAACCATGACAGCTTCCAGACTTTTTAACGACTTTTCCAATATCATCAATTTGTACCTTTTAACAACAGTACTATTGTCAAGCGACAAGTCGAGCCAAACGAAAAATTTATCGTTTTCTACATTTGAGAAGTCGAAAATAGAACACGTACATTGCGCAAAATTGTTCTTcccttgttttattttgcaatCTTGCAATCTTTTAGTCGTTGAAATGCTCAAAATAAGATGATCTTGCTTGAAAATGTACTTATACAGTCATTTTCGTATGATAACGGAGCGAAGATTTACAGCAATGACAAAAccataaaacaaaacaatcgaACAAGTGATTGGACTTTTAAGTGTTAATTGAGGTACAACAGACACTAACTTTTGCGTGACAGAAATCACTTCAAGCAACACCCCTTAAACTAAAGTAACATCAACGGAAAAGGACGCTCGTGACTGAAGAAATTGCTTTCAAGATTAACAGACCTGAGACATCAAAGCAagtaaaacatgccaaaatgaCTTGACTAAAAGTCTGTTTtatgcacacacaaaaaaagtttgatattcaagaaataattgTAAAGCCGTGATTGTCAAGTCTCTATCTAGTCAAGTTTATGTAGTTAAATTAATAGCAAAATTTTACAGCTGAATTTAATGGAAGTTATCTTTGTGCAAGCTTGATGATTGGTAGGTGCAAGTTAAACCCTTGATGGCATCACATGAAATACTGAATTCTCCTCACACTTTATGAAGAAATACTAGGCAACTCACAATGAGAGTCTCATACTACATTCATCAGGAGTAACTTGGGCTGTGTAAAATCTCTTTTACTGAAATAACAGTTAACATTTACGTTTTAAGTcttaccaaaatttcagcagTTTATTCATGGTTCCTCATTTCTTCCATCTCTGCCAATGTTCTGTATCATGAATATTCCATTGTTTCGAAAATTCCTTAGGTGCTGTATCTACCAAAACAAATTTCATAAACTTGGCTGCAAATTCTGCACTCGAAATCTTCCCTTCTTTTTGAACTTGTTCAAAGTATGACACATGGGGTAGATTATGTTCTCTGGCTAACTTTACATGTTCCCACAAGCCCTCTGTATCCACAACTCCTGGATGAATCTCAGCAATCTGAACTTGTGTTCCATGAAGTTCTACAACCAGCTGTTCATACAACCTTTGAAAAGCCATCTTTGTGATGCCATAAGTTATTGTTCCTAGCTGAGCTCTACTGGCCACACCTGTCCCAATATGGAGAATTCTTCCTTGGCATTTGTTAAGTCTCTTGAAAAACCCTTTGGCCAACATCAGTGGTGCCGTGACATTGACACTAAAGGCATATTCAAAATCAGCCTGTTTGATATCTTGGAGTCGCGAAGGAACACCAACAGCTGCATTCTGTACCAAGTATTTCACAGCGTCACTTTCAGGGATGAAGTTCAATATTTTTGATTGACCTTCCGTGGTTGCTATGTCGACAGATAAAGGATAGATCTTAGTAGGAGCATGTTGCTGCGTTTGCTGTAAAGGTTCCAATCTGCGTCCAATTGCAAGGACATGAATATCATGACTAGCTAGTTCCTTTGCTAGAGCTGCTCCAAGCCCTGTTCCTGCCCCGGAAATCACTGCCCAGTTTCTCGCCATATTTTTATCTCTATAACAATGATATTAGCATTACaataaaatgataaataaaactgaaacaagGCAGGAAGACATACCAACACCTGATAGTGAATGGAGTATGGAGAGCCATGGGAAAAATCTGAAGATTCCATAAACGTTTGGGAGATGCCGCCCTTTCCTGAATTAAGGTTTTAAAAACAAATGGCTGAATAAAGCTGGTTAATCATAATCATTTTTATCAGACCCATAGTCCATGTTTTTTAGCAGGAGGGTGTGATCCAACGAGCAGACGGACAAAACGAGCGCCAGAGGCACAAGCCTCAAGAGGGGtctgggggtatgctccccTATAAAATCT
Above is a genomic segment from Acropora muricata isolate sample 2 chromosome 1, ASM3666990v1, whole genome shotgun sequence containing:
- the LOC136919995 gene encoding aklaviketone reductase DauE-like, whose translation is MARNWAVISGAGTGLGAALAKELASHDIHVLAIGRRLEPLQQTQQHAPTKIYPLSVDIATTEGQSKILNFIPESDAVKYLVQNAAVGVPSRLQDIKQADFEYAFSVNVTAPLMLAKGFFKRLNKCQGRILHIGTGVASRAQLGTITYGITKMAFQRLYEQLVVELHGTQVQIAEIHPGVVDTEGLWEHVKLAREHNLPHVSYFEQVQKEGKISSAEFAAKFMKFVLVDTAPKEFSKQWNIHDTEHWQRWKK